A stretch of DNA from Parabacteroides pacaensis:
ATTAAGTTCTTTGCCCAATCTTCTTTAATTGTGGTAACAGTAGGTGTTGGTTCTCCGCCATAACCGATAATAGTAAGGAAGAATCGGTTTTTTACATTTGTACCTGAGATACATCCATTAACACAGTCAATGACTGCAGACTGGACTGCTTCAACAACTTTTTCTGCACGAGTTTTGCCATTAGCATCTTTAACATTCATTGATGTCGATTGGTCAATAAGAAAGACCAAATGGCCAGGAGTTTTCTGGCCCCACTGTAATCTTGCCATAATTTGATAATTTAAAGTTATTAATTTTTATACTTATATAGTTGTTTCTTTAATGTTTTGGCATTTAGTATAAAAACCTTGATTTGAGGCGAAACTAATAAATGATGCTATTGAAGAGTATTTAGCATTTACAACAACACATTTTGCACCAACGCATACATCTTCAAATCCGACTATCTTAGCCATATTAACCATATCCTCAGACATACTAGAAGATAAATGATAATAAAATTTACCATGAGAAGATTCACTTATGTTCTCATCAGTCGCAGGGAAAATAATCTCAGAATCATTCTCTGATAGATAAATATTAAATAATTTAACATTACCATCAGAACCACTTAAAGAAATAATTTTATTGGCTATTGTCATAGCTTTAATTCGCGCTAATGGTGAACCATCGCAAGGATTTCCTGCTGTAATATGAATTATAATAGGAGATGGAATTCCTAAATAAGAACCATCGTCAACTTTCTCCTGAAGAGCCTCAAACCAGCATTCAAGGCACTCTTTTGCCAAGTCAAGTGCTTCTGCCGTTGGTGCGTTACCATGCGCCTTAACAGGAATAAAAGTTCCACCATTTACTTTAATATTCGTCAAATCTGGAATCAAATCTGTAATCCAACCTTCTTTTATTGTGGTAACAATAGGCGTCGGTTCTCCACCATATCCGATAATAGTAAGATAGAATCGATTCTTAATATACCTGCCTGAGATGCAATTGCTAGCACATCCAAGAACAGCACATAGAATGGCTTCTGCAGCAATTTCTGCATATGATTCCCCATTAGCAGATATTATATTCATATTGGCCGATTGATCTATGATAATGAGTAGGTGCCCTGGGGTTGTCTCACTCCATACTAATCTTTCCATAACAAAAGAAATGTCATTGACCTAGATATTTGTTTTTACGCATCTTCTGATCACTGCTTCGTGTTATAACCTTAGGGCTTTCATCTACTATGAGCCTTGATGTTTCCCCTAAATTAAACTTATTATATTCACTGCTATTTATCCAATTCAATAACTCGGCAGCCCTCATTACAGTCCAAGGATGAGAATTATCTGCGATAGAAATGAATTTGATAACTTTGCTCATTGCATCATAATCCAACTGTTTGAACTCTGTCGCCTGTTGAATAAATGTCTGGTAATTCATATTGTTGAATTCCTTAATTGGCATACCGGCCATCTTCATAAATGCTCGAATGGCTGCAGCTTTATTTTGGCAACAAAGTAATCCTGCGCGGTCAGCAGTAAATTCAGACATTCTATCCCAATAGTATAATGCATATTGTAGTGGCGCGGCTGCGATACTGCCAAACGGAATAGAATCAATGCAAATATTAATAACCTGCGCCATCATATGATAGAGCATATGGTTGCTCTTTATGTGACCGCATTCATGACCGATGATGAACATGATCTCATCATCGTCACACAAGTCAATGAGACCAGAGTTTAACACAATGATTGGATTCTCAGAACCTACAGTAAATGCGTTTATACTGTACCCCCATTCGATATACAACTCTGGAACTTTAGGTAAATCCAAGATTTGACAAGCATACTGTAAATACTCGTAAATTTTCGGGTAGTTCTCGCTTGTAACCTTTAGGTTACTTCCAGTATATTGTACTGTATAAATCTTCTCAATGGTATGTTTTGTGATAAAATTACCAACGAGGTCAACACCTGGGGTGCTTTGAAGTGTACTCAAAGCCTTTTGGTCAAATGGATGCTCATACTGAGTATGATCCAAGCCTTTTAATATTTTCTTATTCTTTATCATACAACATCTATATTATTGCTGTTGCAAAATGAATTGTTCCAATTGTTTAATCCTGTTATTATAAATCGGGTGTATGTTACTCAACTCAAAATATCTTGCGATTTGATTTGTCTCTTTGATAGTCGTATTACACAATCTTGAAAATAATGATTTTATGTGTGAGATGCTTTTACTACATATCAACCCCGCTCTGTCAGCAGTATATTCAGCACATCTGTACCATTGGTTAAGCGGTACATCTATTAAATCAGATACGATAGGACCAAGAATCTCCGATTTCCTATTCAGATTGTCCAACAAGCCTTTAATTGTATGGCACATGAGATTCTTCTGAAGGATATGTCCCAACTCGTGCCCAATCATAAACTTCAACTCGCCATCCGATAAACTTATCACAGCTTTACGACTAATAAGTATGATGGGAGCATTGTCCGTTCCAACACTTAAAGCATTTATACCTTTTAGTTGGCTTGTTATATATACCTCAGAAATTTCCTCAACACTCAAAGATTTATAACAACTTTGAAGTATATCATAAAAATGAGGATAATTCGCTTGACTAACTAATTGTCCTGTGGACTTTATATTCTGTATCTGTTCTTTGCAATATTTGTCAGCGAACAATTGAAGCGTTTTACGAACCAACCCATTAGAAAGGATTGAATCCATATAATTGTCACAAGGATATGCATACGGAAGAGGTATATCTTTCTTTTGGGAAAGAAGTTTTGAGGTCTTCACAGATTCGACAATCTGTTCAGCCTTACTCTTCAGTTTATTGTATCCTTCAACAAGAGGCATATTTTACAATATATCGTCTAACTCATTACTCATTCTGCTTAACCTATCATACAATCCATTTGTCTTGGATGATTTTGATTTATGTTTTGGAATGAATAAATTATTTTGTTCCGGTGCAAATGCTGCAGCTGAATAAGCTATATCCGAGAATGATGCTTCATTCATCGGGATGCAATTATCAGATATTTCTAATTGCTCGCCTAAATAATCAACTGTGTCATTATCCATTAAGCATAAGACTCGCTCATACTCTTCGGGGTGCTCGCATAGATATTTTCTGACGAAGTTTCGCTCTTCTGTGGTCGCAGAACCTTCGACATAACAGGCAATCAGTTCATCATTTATTTTCATACCAGTCTTTTTTTTATCTGTTCTACAATAGCTTTGACCTCCCTGAGAGCCCTTGCCTTATTCATATCCACATAGTGAGCATCGGGAACGACTATTTTGCCTTTATAGAAAGTTACTTTGTTCTCTTTCTTTCTTTTTGCAACCATCATTTCGGCAATCTCCTTATGATTGTATCCTTCAAGTTCCTTGATGAGAATGAAATGATAGTCATCGTTTTCAAGTCGATTGATAGCCTCCATAAGTATCACCAGTTTCTGATTTTCAGGTTCTGGCTTAGGCTCCGGTAACGGTTTATCTCCGCCACCTGTACCTATAGAGCCATCTCCCCCCCCTAAACCTATCAATTCATCTCTCTTTTCAAGGAATAGATGTGAGGCAACAGAGCAGAACCAAGTTCTAAATTTACATTTCCACTGGAAAGATTTCAAAGGCTGCCAATCTCCATTTTTTCCCTTAAACTGTATATAAAGATAGTTGGTCAAATCTTCAAGATAAGCCAACGAATCGTAGTATCTCCATGCATAAAACTTCAAATCA
This window harbors:
- a CDS encoding M48 family metallopeptidase, producing the protein MPLVEGYNKLKSKAEQIVESVKTSKLLSQKKDIPLPYAYPCDNYMDSILSNGLVRKTLQLFADKYCKEQIQNIKSTGQLVSQANYPHFYDILQSCYKSLSVEEISEVYITSQLKGINALSVGTDNAPIILISRKAVISLSDGELKFMIGHELGHILQKNLMCHTIKGLLDNLNRKSEILGPIVSDLIDVPLNQWYRCAEYTADRAGLICSKSISHIKSLFSRLCNTTIKETNQIARYFELSNIHPIYNNRIKQLEQFILQQQ
- a CDS encoding M48 family metallopeptidase, with amino-acid sequence MIKNKKILKGLDHTQYEHPFDQKALSTLQSTPGVDLVGNFITKHTIEKIYTVQYTGSNLKVTSENYPKIYEYLQYACQILDLPKVPELYIEWGYSINAFTVGSENPIIVLNSGLIDLCDDDEIMFIIGHECGHIKSNHMLYHMMAQVINICIDSIPFGSIAAAPLQYALYYWDRMSEFTADRAGLLCCQNKAAAIRAFMKMAGMPIKEFNNMNYQTFIQQATEFKQLDYDAMSKVIKFISIADNSHPWTVMRAAELLNWINSSEYNKFNLGETSRLIVDESPKVITRSSDQKMRKNKYLGQ
- a CDS encoding RNA polymerase sigma factor, producing MTDKEIVDLIIAGNEEAMLYLLYDRYENDLKFYAWRYYDSLAYLEDLTNYLYIQFKGKNGDWQPLKSFQWKCKFRTWFCSVASHLFLEKRDELIGLGGGDGSIGTGGGDKPLPEPKPEPENQKLVILMEAINRLENDDYHFILIKELEGYNHKEIAEMMVAKRKKENKVTFYKGKIVVPDAHYVDMNKARALREVKAIVEQIKKRLV